Proteins found in one Strigops habroptila isolate Jane chromosome 21, bStrHab1.2.pri, whole genome shotgun sequence genomic segment:
- the LOC115618566 gene encoding heat shock factor protein 5-like, with the protein MGGAEGLARGEGLLIDQQLFERELLGAWSAGDGAAVAAAFFKTRNFPSFIRQLNLYGFRKLGPGPAGGAAGHGALQGLAGGDDGSSAGPLLHFRSPHFRRDRPELLVRLKRLTSANKAKLAASLEVPSRPPQRSWQLLGEAARPGLVTVGQVHQPAHPDSFFPYSNRAASCQNPTAFPTKTFQQTPVPSRTWQGSFGLLPGHGASPAFPGQGAPFPILHKCSTEVTYTLQTVFSLLPLQRGAPTGAASLPQHGSCVSPGQCSRAPNPTRMAKVLHLLLKKLLKSDT; encoded by the exons ATGGGCGGAGCTGAGGGACTAGCCCGCGGCGAGGGGCTGCTCATCGACCAGCAGCTCTTCGAGCGGGAGCTGCTGGGCGCGTGGTCGGCCGGCGACGGGGCGGCGGTGGCCGCCGCCTTCTTCAAGACCAGGAACTTCCCCAGCTTCATCCGGCAGCTCAACCTGTACGGCTTCCGCAAgctggggccggggccggcgggcggcgcggcggggcaCGGGGCTCTGCAGGGCCTGGCGGGGGGCGACGACGGCAGCTCCGCCGGGCCCCTGCTCCACTTCCGCAGCCCCCATTTCCGCCGCGACCGCCCCGAGCTCCTCGTCCGCCTGAAGCGCCTGACGAGCGCCAACAAGGCGAAGCTGGCGGCCAGCCTGGAGGTGCCCAGCCGCCCGCCCCAGCGCTCCTGGCAGCTGCTCGGCGAGGCTGCCAGGCCCG GACTGGTGACTGTAGGACAGGTTCATCAACCTGCTCATCCAGACAGCTTCTTTCCTTACTCCAACAGAGCGGCCTCATGCCAGAACCCCACTGCTTTCCCAACCAAGACTTTCCAGCAGACTCCAGTCCCTTCCAGAACATGGCAGGGTTCTTTTGGGTTGCTGCCAGGGCACGGGGCTTCCCCAGCTTTCCCAGGCCAAGGGGCTCCCTTTCCCATCCTCCACAAGTGTTCCACAGAGGTCACATACACTCTCCAGACCGTGTTCTCCCTTCTGCCGCTTCAGCGAGGGGCTCCAACTGGTGCCGCTTCCCTTCCACAACACGGCAGCTGCGTGTCTCCAGGGCAGTGCTCGCGAGCCCCCAATCCAACACGTATGGCAAAAGTTCTGCACTTGCTGCTCAAGAAGTTATTGAAAAGTGAtacatga